One Burkholderia gladioli genomic window, GCCTGGACCTGCTGCGTGCCTTCCGTCCCGGCGAGACCCTGCTCGGCAATCGCGATTTCGTCGAGCGCACCGGCTTGCCGAAGGCGACCGTGAACCGCCTCGCCTACACGCTCAGCGTGCTCGGCTACCTGCGCCTGGACGAGGCGCTCGGCAAGTACGCGCTCGACGCCGGCGTGCTGTCGCTCGGTCACGCGCTGCTGGCGGGCAGCGGCGCGCTCGATCTGGCGCGGCCGCACATGCAGGCGTTGGCGCGCGAGATCGGCGCGGCCGTCTCGCTCGGCTGCCGCGACGGCCTCGACATGATCTACCTGGAGACGATCCGCAGCGAAACCGCGCTCACGCTGGGCCTCGCGCCCGGCTCGCGCCTGTCGATGCTGACCAGCTCGATGGGGCGCGCCTACCTGGCGGTGCAGCCGGCCGAGCAGCGCGAGGCCTTGTTCGCGGAGCTGCGGCGCGGCGTGAGGCCGGCGCGCGCGGCGGCCGCGCGCGTGGCCGCGGCCGAGCGCGCGCTGGCCGACTACGCGAGCGAGGGCTGCTGTTATTCGTTCCGCGACTGGCACGACGACGTCAACGCGGTGGCCGTGCCCTACCGCGAGCCGCGCGAGCGGCGCTGGCTGATTCTCAGCTGCAGCGGGCCGGCGTCGTCGATGGGGGAGGAGGTGTTTCGCAGGCGCATCGGCCCGAAGCTGCGCGCGCTCGCGCAACGACTGGGCGAGCCGGGCTGAGGCCGGCCGGTGTTCATCTCGGCGCGAGCGGTGCGCCCGCCGCGGCGTCGCTCAAGTCAAACGTGGGCCGGCTGCGCGAACACCGGGCCCTGCATGAGCCGCACGTCGTACTGGCGCAGCAGCGAGAACTGCGTCTCGTCGGCCACCTGGTCGAAGATGATCGGGATCTTCACGCGCTGCGCGTAACCCACCAGGGCCTTGACCATGCCGTCGCGCAAGGCGATCGCGGCATCCATCTTGATGTAGTCGGGGCTGGCCATCTCGGATTCGACGGCCAGGATGCGGCCCGGATCCGGCAGCTTGTCGGCGACCTTGAAGCCGTGATGCTGGTAGCTCTTGGTCAGGTAGCCGAGGAAGGTCTTGTGCGCGACCGCGGCGGCCGGCAGCTCGATCACGATGCGCTCGGGGCTCAGGCCGAAGTGGCGCAGCACCGAGGAAAAATGCTTGCCGTGATCGTACTTGACGCTCTTGAGCAGCCGCTCGTGCACGCGCAGGAACAGCAGCCCGTGGCGTTGCGCGCCGAAGAAGTTGATCGCGTGCAGCGCCCGCGAGAGCCGGTCCACCGCCACCAGCGTCGGATCGTCGGTGAGCGCCTCGAACGGGTCGAAGGGCGCGCCGTCGGCGCGCAGCACCGCCTGGAAGCCGAGCTCGTCGCCGTAGCGCTCGATCGCGTCGGCCAGCGAGGAGGATTGCGGCGCGCCCGGCATCGTCACGTCGTAGATCGGTTGATAGGCACTGCCGAGCGTCAACTCGTGCAGGCGCGCCACAGCCAGCTCGCCCTCCGCGGCCAGGGCGATGTGCTCGCGCAGATAGGGCAGCTTGCCGGCTCGGTCGACCAGTTCGGGGATGGTGGGCGGGATCATGGATTCGTCGGGTGGGCGAACGGCCGTCGTGCAGCCGGATTACCTCAAGCATAGTAGCAGCGGGCACGATACGCGTTTCACCGTTTTGCTCATATGGATATCGGCCCGGATCGGCGACTCAGGGTATACGGTGATTACGATATCCATAATTGGTTTTACTATTCGTAACGCTCGACGTGCCGGCACCTTCTTCCGAACCTGCCTTGCGCGCGCCCACGAGCCGCCGTCGGGCCGTGGTGCGCCCGTCGCCGAACCGGAGCCGCCCTCGATGCCATCCCTGTCCCCGATCCCGATCCTCCCGCCGCCGCGCTATCTCCGAAACATCGTTTCAGGGAGCATGCGATGAGCGCGCCGCAGGCAAGCCCGGCCGAAGCCGGCGCGGCGGTGCTCGAGGTCGAGCGCGTGCTCGACGAGACGCACCGGCCCGCCTTTCACGCGATGCTGCTGGTGCTGTGCGGCGCCTGCCTGGTGATCGACGGCTTCGACGCGCAGGCGATGGGCTACGTCGCGCCCAGCGTGATCGCCGAATGGGGCGTGGCCAAGGCCTCGCTCGGGCCGGTGTTCAGCGCCAGCCTGTTCGGCATGCTGCTCGGCGCGCTTGGCTTGTCGGTGCTGGCCGACCGGATCGGCCGGCGGCCGGTGCTGATCGGCGCGACGCTGTTCTTCGCGCTGAGCATGCTGGCCACGCCGCTGGTCTCGACCATTCCCGCCCTGATCGCGCTGCGCTTGGTCACCGGGCTCGGCCTGGGCTGCATCATGCCGAACGCGATGGCGCTGGTCGGCGAGTTCAGCCCGCCGGCACGGCGCGTGCGGCGCATGATGTTCGTGTCTTGCGGCTTCACGCTCGGCGCGGCGCTGGGCGGCTTTCTCAGCGCCGCGCTGATCCCGGCCTTCGGCTGGCGCGCGGTGTTCTACGTCGGCGGCGCGGTGCCCTTGCTGCTGGCGCTGGCGATGCTCGCCTGGCTGCCCGAGTCGCTGCAGTTCCTGGTGCTGAAGGGGCGCCTCGAGCGCGCTCGCACCTGGCTGGCGGCCTTCGCGCCGGCGCTGCCGATCGACGCCGGCACGCGCCTGGTGGTGCGCGAGGCGGGCGCCGAGGGCGCGCCGGTGGCCGAGCTGTTCCGCGCCGGGCGCCTGCCCGTCACCCTGCTGTTGTGGTCGATCAGCTTCATGAACCTGATCGACCTGTACTTCCTGTCGAACTGGCTGCCGACCGTGATGCGCGAGGCCGGCTATTCCGCCTCGATGGCCGTGATCGTCGGCACCGCGCTGCAGACCGGCGGCGTGATCGGCACGCTGTTGCTGGGCAGCTTCATCGAGCGCTACGGATTCGTGCGCGTGCTGTTCGTCTGCTTCGTCTGCGCGGCGGTCTCGGTGGGTGCGATCGGGCTGGCCGCGGCCTCGCTGCCGTGGCTGCTGCTGGCCGTGTTTGCCGGTGGCTTCTGCGTGGTGGGCGGGCAACCGGCCGTCAACGCGCTGGCCGGCCAATACTACCCGACGGCGCTGCGCTCGACCGGGATCGGCTGGAGCCTCGGCATCGGCCGCATCGGCTCGGTGCTCGGGCCGCTGGTGGGCGGGCAGCTGATCGCGCTGAACTGGAGCAACGAGGCGCTGTTCCATGCCGCGGCGCTGCCGGTGCTGGCCTCGGCGCTGTTCGTGCTGGGGCTCGGCGCGGCCACGCGCGGGCGTGACGGCGCCGCGCGCCGGGCCGCCTGAGACGCGCGCCGGCGCCCTGGTCGGACCGAGTCGGGCCTGAGCGCTTGCCGGGCCGCGTTCAGGGAAAGGAAACGGAGCGGGGTTCGATGGCGGCACACGAGCCGGCAAGCCCCGCCCGCCGGCCGCTCAGGCCTCGCCGCGCACGCCGCCTTCCGGTATGCGCCGACGCTCCCACAGCGCGGCCAGCACGAAGGCCAGCGAGGCGGCCACCATCACGCCGACCAGCGCATCGCTGCCCCAGGCATTCATCAGCGAGCCGGCCAGGATCGGGCCGCCGAAGCTCGCCGCGCTCCAGGAGGCCGACACCATCGAGCTGGCGGTGACCAGCGCGGCGCCGCGAAAGCGCTCGCCGCAGGCCACGATCGACAGCGTGTAGGTGCTGCCGGCCGCCGCGCCGATCACGAACAGCAGCGGCCAGCACAGCCAGGGATCGGTGATCACGAAGGGCAGCAGCGGTAGCAGCAGGGTGACCACGATGCCGGCGCCCAGGTGCACGCGGGCGCGGCCGAGCCGGTCGGCGAGCCAGCCGATCGGGAACTGCATGGTGGTGTCGCCGAGCAGGGTGATCGAGGCCAGCAGCACGGCCACGCCGGCCGCCACGCCGCGCTCGATCGCGTAGATCGGCAGCAGCGACAGGGCCAGGGTGTCGAACAGCGCGAAGAAGGCGGTGCCGACGATCAGGGCCGGCATCAGCGGCAGCACGCGCCGCCAGTGATCGTGGCTCTCCTCGTGATGCGGGGCGCCCGAGCCGGGCGGCCGGCGGAT contains:
- a CDS encoding IclR family transcriptional regulator, which produces MHPSRPDPTTYDERRFVTALARGLDLLRAFRPGETLLGNRDFVERTGLPKATVNRLAYTLSVLGYLRLDEALGKYALDAGVLSLGHALLAGSGALDLARPHMQALAREIGAAVSLGCRDGLDMIYLETIRSETALTLGLAPGSRLSMLTSSMGRAYLAVQPAEQREALFAELRRGVRPARAAAARVAAAERALADYASEGCCYSFRDWHDDVNAVAVPYREPRERRWLILSCSGPASSMGEEVFRRRIGPKLRALAQRLGEPG
- a CDS encoding EAL domain-containing protein, translated to MIPPTIPELVDRAGKLPYLREHIALAAEGELAVARLHELTLGSAYQPIYDVTMPGAPQSSSLADAIERYGDELGFQAVLRADGAPFDPFEALTDDPTLVAVDRLSRALHAINFFGAQRHGLLFLRVHERLLKSVKYDHGKHFSSVLRHFGLSPERIVIELPAAAVAHKTFLGYLTKSYQHHGFKVADKLPDPGRILAVESEMASPDYIKMDAAIALRDGMVKALVGYAQRVKIPIIFDQVADETQFSLLRQYDVRLMQGPVFAQPAHV
- a CDS encoding MFS transporter, with the protein product MSAPQASPAEAGAAVLEVERVLDETHRPAFHAMLLVLCGACLVIDGFDAQAMGYVAPSVIAEWGVAKASLGPVFSASLFGMLLGALGLSVLADRIGRRPVLIGATLFFALSMLATPLVSTIPALIALRLVTGLGLGCIMPNAMALVGEFSPPARRVRRMMFVSCGFTLGAALGGFLSAALIPAFGWRAVFYVGGAVPLLLALAMLAWLPESLQFLVLKGRLERARTWLAAFAPALPIDAGTRLVVREAGAEGAPVAELFRAGRLPVTLLLWSISFMNLIDLYFLSNWLPTVMREAGYSASMAVIVGTALQTGGVIGTLLLGSFIERYGFVRVLFVCFVCAAVSVGAIGLAAASLPWLLLAVFAGGFCVVGGQPAVNALAGQYYPTALRSTGIGWSLGIGRIGSVLGPLVGGQLIALNWSNEALFHAAALPVLASALFVLGLGAATRGRDGAARRAA
- a CDS encoding MFS transporter, whose product is MKTILTRDFLALILSVAMVGLGTGATLPLTALALTEAGHGTGVVGMLTAAQAGGGLAIVPFVTWLTRRYGARESIVVSVLVVAAATAAMQVLDNLVVWAVLRALCGAALMLLFTIGEAWVNELADDATRGRVVAIYATNFTLFQMAGPVLVSRVAELHGTRFALCGALFLLALPTLAAIRRPPGSGAPHHEESHDHWRRVLPLMPALIVGTAFFALFDTLALSLLPIYAIERGVAAGVAVLLASITLLGDTTMQFPIGWLADRLGRARVHLGAGIVVTLLLPLLPFVITDPWLCWPLLFVIGAAAGSTYTLSIVACGERFRGAALVTASSMVSASWSAASFGGPILAGSLMNAWGSDALVGVMVAASLAFVLAALWERRRIPEGGVRGEA